Proteins encoded together in one Jaculus jaculus isolate mJacJac1 chromosome 7, mJacJac1.mat.Y.cur, whole genome shotgun sequence window:
- the LOC123462056 gene encoding splicing factor 3B subunit 5-like, translating to MMDSYTIHGQLEHLQLKCIGTPRSSNTKWEWLVNQYHDSCYSYIGHFDLLNYFTIIEESKACNLIEQILQPCGLPADKSEEH from the exons ATGATGGACAGCTACACCATCCATGGGCAGCTGGAGCACCTGCAATTAAAGTGCATTGGCa ctccccggtCCTCCAACACCAAGTGGGAGTGGCTGGTGAACcagtaccatgactcctgctacTCCTATATAGGCCACTTCGACCTCCTCAACTACTTCACCATTATTGAGGAGAGCAAAGCGTGCAACCTGATTGAGCAGATTCTGCAGCCATGTGGGCTGCCAGCAGACAAATCCGAGGAGCACTGA